The sequence TTCCAGCTAGCTTAATAAAGAATACTTTAAAGCTAAAAGAAGGAGCTAAGTTTTCAACAGAAGCTTTATTAGCTGATTTTAATGCCTTAAAAGAAACAGGTTATTTTGAAGATGTAATTCTTCAACCAGTTTCTTATGATGGTGGAGTAAGAATAGTTGTGGATGTTGTTGAAAAAGAAAATGTTGTAGATTTATTGAAAGAAAAAGGTGTTGCAATAAACACTTTAAGAGAAGATACAGATAAATCAATTGTACTCTCATCAGTAAAATTTACTGGAAATAAAAGAGTTACTACATCAGAACTTTTAGATATTACACAATTAAAAGCAGGGGAGTATTTTTCAAGAAGTAGGGTTGAAGATGCTCAAAGAAGATTATTAGCGACTGGAAAATTTTCAGAAGTTAGACCAGATGCACAAGTAGCAAATGGAAAAATGGCTTTATCATTTGAAGTAGTTGAAAATCCAATAGTAAAAAGTGTAATAATCACAGGAAATAATACTATACCAACAAGTACTATTATGTCAGAATTGACTACTAAACCTGGTTCAGTCCAAAATTATAACAATCTAAGAGAAGATAGAGATAAAATTTTAGGATTGTATCAAGCCCAAGGATATACTTTAGTAAATATAACAGATATGTCAACTGATGAAAATGGAACTTTACATATTTCAATAGTTGAAGGTATTGTAAGAAGAATTGAAGTTAAAAAAATGGTTACAAAACAAAAAGGTAATAGAAGAACACCTAATGATGATGTTTTGAAAACTAAAGACTATGTTATAGACAGAGAAATAGAAATACAACCTGGAAAAATATTTAATGTTAAAGAATATGATGCAACAGTTGATAACTTAATGAGATTGGGAATATTCAAAAATGTTAAATATGAAGCAAGATCAATTCCAGGAGATCCAGAAGGAATAGATTTGATACTTTTAATAGATGAAGATAGAACTGCTGAATTACAAGGTGGGGTTGCTTATGGTTCTGAAACAGGATTTTTAGGTACTTTATCATTAAAAGATAGTAACTGGAGAGGTAAAAATCAACAATTTGGTTTCACATTTGAAAAATCAAATAAAAATTACACAGGTTTTGCATTAGATTTCTATGATCCTTGGATAAAAGATACAGATAGAGTATCTTGGGGATGGGGAGCTTACAGAACTAGTTATGGTGATGAAGATAGCATACTATTCCATGAAATAGATACAATAGGTTTCAGAACTAATATAGGTAAAGGACTTGGTAAGAACTTTACACTTAGTTTAGGAACAAAAGTTGAATACATTAAAGAAAAACATGAAGATGGAAAATTAAGACAAGCAAATAATGGTAAATGGTATTATAAAGAAAAGAATAAATGGAGAGAAATAGAAGGTGTAGATGACAAATACTGGTTGTGGAGTATCTATCCTTATATCAGTTATGACACAAGAAATAACTATCTAAATCCTACATCTGGATTCTATGGAAAATTTCAAGTTGAAGCTGGACATGCTGGTGGATATAAGTCAGGAAACTTTGGAAATGCTACTTTGGAATTGAGAACATATCATAAAGGATTATTTAAAAATAATATATTTGCTTACAAAGTTGTAGGAGGAGTAGCTACTAACAATACAAAAGAAAGCCAAAAATTCTGGGTTGGTGGAGGAAATTCACTAAGAGGATATGATGGAGGATTCTTTAAAGGAAGCCAAAAACTTGTGGCAACTATTGAAAATAGAACACAACTTAATGATATTATAGGACTTGTTGTATTTGCTGATGCAGGTAGAGCATGGAAACAAAATGGAAGAGATCCTAGTTACACAAGAGATAATAGTCGTTTTGGACATAACATAGGGACAACTGCTGGGGTTGGAATCAGACTTAATACTCCAATTGGACCATTAAGATTTGACTTTGGTTGGCCAGTAGGAAATAAAATGGATGATGATGGAATGAAATTCTACTTCAATATGGGACAATCATTCTAATAATCAATATATATTTATATAAATTTGGAGGTATGAGGTAATGAAAAAATTATTATTAGTAGCAAGTGTATTATTAGCAACATCAGCATTTGCAGAAAAAGTAGGGGTAGTAGATAGCCAAAAAGCTTTTTTCCAATTCTCTGAAACTAAAAAAGCTCAACAATCTTTAGAAAGTCAAGCTAAAAAAG is a genomic window of Fusobacterium nucleatum containing:
- a CDS encoding BamA/OMP85 family outer membrane protein encodes the protein MKKILIALLFVISLTSFSTMVNLPIKSVEVVNNQQVPASLIKNTLKLKEGAKFSTEALLADFNALKETGYFEDVILQPVSYDGGVRIVVDVVEKENVVDLLKEKGVAINTLREDTDKSIVLSSVKFTGNKRVTTSELLDITQLKAGEYFSRSRVEDAQRRLLATGKFSEVRPDAQVANGKMALSFEVVENPIVKSVIITGNNTIPTSTIMSELTTKPGSVQNYNNLREDRDKILGLYQAQGYTLVNITDMSTDENGTLHISIVEGIVRRIEVKKMVTKQKGNRRTPNDDVLKTKDYVIDREIEIQPGKIFNVKEYDATVDNLMRLGIFKNVKYEARSIPGDPEGIDLILLIDEDRTAELQGGVAYGSETGFLGTLSLKDSNWRGKNQQFGFTFEKSNKNYTGFALDFYDPWIKDTDRVSWGWGAYRTSYGDEDSILFHEIDTIGFRTNIGKGLGKNFTLSLGTKVEYIKEKHEDGKLRQANNGKWYYKEKNKWREIEGVDDKYWLWSIYPYISYDTRNNYLNPTSGFYGKFQVEAGHAGGYKSGNFGNATLELRTYHKGLFKNNIFAYKVVGGVATNNTKESQKFWVGGGNSLRGYDGGFFKGSQKLVATIENRTQLNDIIGLVVFADAGRAWKQNGRDPSYTRDNSRFGHNIGTTAGVGIRLNTPIGPLRFDFGWPVGNKMDDDGMKFYFNMGQSF